A genomic stretch from Brachyhypopomus gauderio isolate BG-103 unplaced genomic scaffold, BGAUD_0.2 sc37, whole genome shotgun sequence includes:
- the LOC143485738 gene encoding uncharacterized protein LOC143485738 — protein sequence MDRFPAVVVEGDFRVQNLQHLLPHIVSSERVTESGQGEGQGHAPTVSAGRDTEIRQLGFPNIGNTCYMNATLQCLLSLSCFWSPIRAQCSSWTDPSSCQMLRCFADLQQGRLTSRSSSKKKKLLRALNACISVRCPAFGEDYEQSTVLEFKCECGQGTEACEVVEFFTLPRVLILHIKRFDMLGKKLTTLMDIPSELDLSVLPGVASLGQPLSGPAYTQDKGHEEDNLEKSSVPEQGNCSHRHLQTPRCGVSFGWQHGQWALHQRRS from the exons ATGGATAG ATTTCCGGCTGTTGTGGTAGAGGGAGACTTTCGTGTGCAGAATTTGCAGCACCTGTTACCGCACATCGTCAGTAGTGAAAGGGTGACTGAGAGTGGCCAGGGTGAGGgccaaggacacgcccccactgtTTCTGctggcagagacacagagatccGACAGCTCGG GTTTCCCAACATTGGGAATACATGTTATATGAACGCCACTCTGCAGTGTCTTCTgagtctctcctgcttctggagccccatcagagctcagtgctccagctggacggatccatccagctgccagatgctcaG atgttttgcagatctacagcaaggcaggctcactagtcgtagctcttcaaagaagaagaagctcctgagagccctgaatgcctgtatttcagtcagatgccctgcgtttggagaggactacgaacag tcaacggttttggagttcaaatgtgaatgtggtcaaggcaccgaggcatgtgaagtggtggagttcttcacactcccacg AGTTCTGATCCTCCACATTAAGAGGTTTGACATGCTGGGCAAGAAACTAACAACCCTAATGGACATCCCCTCAGAGCTGgacctctctgtcctccctggAGTGGCTTCACTCGGTCAACCGTTAAG TGGACCAGCATACACCCAGGACAAAGGACATGAGGAGGATAATCTGGAGAAAAGCTCTGTGCCAGAACAAG GAAACTGTTCACACAGACATCTACAGACTCCACGCTGTGGTGTCTCATTTGGGTGGCAGCATGGACAGTG GGCACTACATCAGCGACGTagctga